One Actinomadura viridis genomic region harbors:
- a CDS encoding ABC transporter ATP-binding protein translates to MASPNDTPISATGLVKTFGRTRALDGLDLTVRAGEVHGFLGPNGAGKSTTIRVLLGLLRADAGHARLLGGDPWRDATDLHRRLAYVPGDVTLWPGLTGGEVIDLLGRMRGGLDPRRRSDLLQRFELDPKKKGRTYSKGNRQKVGLVAALASDAELLILDEPTSGLDPLMEEVFQECIREEKRGGRTVLLSSHILSEVEALCDRVTIIRNGVTVETGTLGELRHLTRTSIEAELAAPPNGLTSLEGVHDLRVDGTRVRCEVDTARLDQVLRQLTSTGVRSLVSQPPTLEELFLRHYKDELPQEAGR, encoded by the coding sequence ATGGCTTCACCCAACGACACGCCCATCTCCGCCACCGGCCTGGTCAAGACGTTCGGCCGGACCCGCGCGCTCGACGGGCTCGACCTGACCGTCCGCGCCGGTGAGGTGCACGGCTTCCTCGGCCCCAACGGCGCCGGCAAGTCCACCACCATCCGCGTCCTGCTCGGCCTCCTGCGCGCCGACGCCGGCCATGCCCGCCTCCTCGGCGGCGACCCCTGGCGCGACGCCACCGACCTCCACCGGCGCCTGGCCTACGTTCCCGGCGACGTCACCCTCTGGCCCGGCCTCACCGGCGGCGAGGTCATCGACCTCCTCGGCCGCATGCGCGGCGGCCTGGACCCCCGCCGCAGGAGCGACCTCCTCCAGCGCTTCGAACTCGACCCCAAGAAGAAGGGCCGCACCTACTCCAAGGGCAACCGCCAGAAGGTCGGCCTCGTCGCCGCCCTGGCCTCCGACGCCGAACTCCTCATCCTCGACGAACCCACCTCCGGCCTCGACCCCCTCATGGAGGAGGTCTTCCAGGAGTGCATCCGCGAGGAGAAGCGCGGCGGCCGCACCGTCCTGCTCTCCAGCCACATCCTCAGCGAGGTCGAGGCCCTCTGCGACCGCGTCACCATCATCCGGAACGGGGTCACGGTCGAGACCGGGACGCTGGGCGAGCTGCGTCATCTGACCCGTACCTCGATCGAGGCCGAGCTGGCCGCGCCGCCCAACGGGCTCACGTCGCTGGAGGGCGTGCACGATCTGCGGGTCGACGGCACCCGGGTGCGCTGCGAGGTGGACACCGCCCGGCTGGACCAGGTCCTGCGGCAGCTCACCTCCACCGGCGTCCGGAGCCTGGTGAGCCAGCCGCCCACGCTGGAGGAGCTGTTCCTGCGCCACTACAAGGACGAGCTGCCGCAGGAGGCCGGGCGATGA
- a CDS encoding TetR/AcrR family transcriptional regulator: MTGGEEPPTTDTASDLTARARIRDAALALFAERGMRGTTIRAVAEAAGVSPGLVQHHFGSKEGLREACDEHVIEALRTIKRQALDGGMGDPGFMGLALRTGLPAQRYLARALVDGSPAAARLFDDAVAAYEDLLERPGPGMNKPTTSDLHAYATAVTGMAFGMVVLHEHLSRALGANTLTLEGYPRLTKALLDVHTDNLVSPELLEQTRAALDRLSPSEGADDA, translated from the coding sequence ATGACCGGGGGCGAGGAGCCGCCGACCACCGACACGGCCAGCGACCTGACCGCGCGGGCGCGCATCAGGGACGCGGCGCTCGCGCTGTTCGCCGAGCGCGGGATGCGGGGCACCACGATCCGCGCGGTCGCCGAGGCGGCGGGGGTGTCCCCTGGCCTGGTCCAGCACCATTTCGGGTCGAAGGAAGGGCTCCGCGAGGCCTGCGACGAGCACGTCATCGAGGCCCTCCGTACCATCAAGCGGCAGGCGCTCGACGGCGGCATGGGCGACCCCGGCTTCATGGGACTGGCGTTGCGGACCGGCCTCCCGGCGCAGCGCTACCTCGCCCGCGCCCTGGTCGACGGGTCACCCGCTGCGGCACGGCTGTTCGACGACGCGGTGGCCGCCTACGAGGACCTGCTGGAACGGCCCGGCCCCGGCATGAACAAGCCCACCACCTCCGACCTGCACGCCTACGCGACGGCCGTCACCGGCATGGCCTTCGGAATGGTCGTGCTGCACGAGCACCTCTCGCGTGCCCTGGGCGCCAACACCCTGACGCTGGAGGGCTATCCGCGGCTGACCAAGGCGCTCCTGGACGTCCACACCGACAACCTGGTCAGCCCGGAACTGCTGGAGCAGACCCGGGCGGCGCTGGACCGTCTCTCGCCCTCCGAGGGAGCCGACGATGCGTGA
- a CDS encoding TNT domain-containing protein, translated as MRVFRRGATSAAIFCLTVVLTGTAASARPDGAGSPRSDACATPSGGSIAEIIKQAQACSEEAVRPQGVPQSADAVAAAVKDALHAQPQVCGPPYVHGDPRLGPVHLPRTGYFGYLLRGYIRYGGLSPSEFLYQYWDENKVPAPDWRYPPDDGFTHELKDINSRPERSRVTLHVGQYIDRFGAETGRFLSPGGASFPSRALPPDSLNTRADDPAHLCNYHLYRVKHRFDVDGGPAEPAFQQRGRGLQYVLVGAYVPGAPSRLSVQWLADNGFLERVY; from the coding sequence ATGCGGGTCTTTCGACGCGGCGCCACCTCCGCCGCGATCTTCTGCCTCACCGTCGTGCTGACGGGGACCGCCGCGTCCGCCCGTCCCGACGGTGCGGGATCACCCCGGTCGGACGCGTGCGCCACCCCGTCAGGGGGGAGCATCGCGGAGATCATCAAGCAGGCCCAGGCCTGCTCCGAGGAGGCGGTACGGCCCCAGGGCGTACCGCAGAGCGCGGACGCCGTCGCGGCGGCCGTCAAGGACGCGCTCCACGCCCAGCCGCAGGTCTGCGGCCCACCTTACGTCCACGGGGACCCGAGGCTGGGTCCCGTCCATCTCCCGCGCACCGGGTACTTCGGATATCTGCTGCGGGGCTACATCCGTTATGGCGGGTTGTCGCCGTCGGAGTTCCTGTACCAGTACTGGGACGAGAACAAGGTTCCCGCTCCCGACTGGCGGTATCCGCCGGATGACGGATTCACGCACGAGCTCAAGGACATCAACAGCCGCCCGGAGCGGTCCAGGGTGACGCTTCACGTCGGCCAGTACATCGACCGTTTCGGAGCGGAGACCGGCCGTTTCCTCTCACCCGGAGGGGCCTCGTTCCCGTCCCGCGCCCTGCCGCCCGACAGCCTGAACACGCGCGCCGACGACCCGGCGCACCTGTGCAACTACCACCTGTACCGCGTCAAGCACAGGTTCGACGTCGACGGGGGACCGGCCGAGCCGGCGTTCCAGCAGCGGGGCCGGGGACTGCAGTACGTCCTCGTGGGCGCCTACGTGCCCGGTGCGCCGAGCAGGCTCAGCGTGCAGTGGCTCGCGGACAACGGGTTCCTGGAGCGGGTCTACTGA
- a CDS encoding TetR/AcrR family transcriptional regulator yields the protein MPDEPATVWERPERGARGPAPERSRAQITAVAVRLADADGLAAVSMRGVAAELGTGPASLYRYVGGREDLVDLMADAVAGEVDLTVPLTGDPVEDLAGLAIRTKDVHLRHPWLADLSYDPGRLGPRAIDYLEHGLRALRPVELSGQAKMETIAVMNGLVTLFARTEIQSRRTPTGRRAAQLAHMAQVVAEGRHPLLAELLAAGPTGPPEELSALFPRLIRRVIAGLVG from the coding sequence TTGCCCGACGAACCGGCGACCGTGTGGGAACGCCCCGAGCGGGGCGCGCGCGGTCCCGCGCCCGAGCGCAGCCGTGCCCAGATCACCGCCGTGGCCGTCCGGCTGGCCGACGCGGACGGGCTCGCCGCGGTGTCGATGCGCGGAGTGGCCGCGGAGCTGGGCACCGGCCCGGCGTCCCTCTACCGGTACGTGGGCGGGCGCGAGGACCTCGTCGACCTCATGGCCGACGCCGTCGCCGGCGAGGTCGACCTGACCGTCCCGCTGACCGGCGACCCCGTCGAGGACCTGGCCGGCCTGGCGATCCGCACCAAGGACGTCCACCTGCGCCATCCCTGGCTGGCCGACCTCTCTTATGATCCGGGCCGGCTGGGCCCCCGGGCGATCGACTACCTCGAGCACGGGCTGCGGGCACTGCGGCCCGTGGAGCTGAGCGGACAGGCCAAGATGGAGACCATCGCGGTGATGAACGGCCTGGTCACGCTGTTCGCCCGTACCGAGATCCAGAGCCGCCGCACGCCCACCGGGCGGCGCGCCGCGCAGCTGGCCCACATGGCGCAGGTGGTCGCCGAGGGCCGCCACCCGCTGCTCGCGGAACTGCTGGCGGCCGGGCCCACCGGACCGCCCGAGGAGCTCTCCGCCCTGTTCCCCCGCCTGATCCGCCGGGTCATCGCGGGCCTCGTCGGCTGA
- a CDS encoding HEAT repeat domain-containing protein, with protein sequence MTAANDTFLRPGKPGEPRLDPIALVRLAERLGTRDGGEEADEGACERAGSEARYAEYAEALPSTLEGPPEAALALARLYLRLGPYLRDRHWPRWREAGLPVPARIAWLRAEIAARPETLRHEPAGEPLYQAVHGLAAIDADAPEELLRALSDRPEPALRAEALRIAREAVRAALLAPARARAVIVRLIAADAEPCAATADLAAAALRELAEPWAALDPLPRDRLHRLLAAPPTGAVAGAAIGTAARHGHRDLLREVAGDPDRPPALRRRALELLGDLATRDDVPDLAGLAATDPLLLAGPAVRCLAGMHRRGHFPSGADVPVIVGLALADHAVPADTLATVLFTVRHETLRELAAAPPDDPAWPRRLELLVALAAQGTGDMPAGAAATAPLAAAADPVPFLEAIRALRHTGAEEAVLAALPRAPAAALRTLEAVGGRRTVTALREGLGLDGADGTPVPHLRTVRHQALELLWHLTEDAAERRRLLDRLDPRGLPPRVAADLGAPDARELELLRAGLDPDDPAGSLCVLARNGDAGTVPVIADLLLRVASDLAAASAPGAAPARPRGGAEGATGEPEVPGEVVTAIRGLGARLHRRGRIRPRCLLDAAGPDEAGDALAASLALDLLERPGTAPAEQAILLRMLLRLRPGALRARLHPLLRHRDRHVRKHVIALLAREVGGSGTRALSAGLIGLTRAPDAPTVRQALLALGEARARWAAAAIADCLDHPNMNVKKTAAAALATAGAPEAVPALLSWLGRHDNPGLREALDGALRAVLGDGHAATLVAAADLAGDERTRALLLRPLIHGPLPEAPGRALPARSIGALARQGSPAGETLLRLAAEERGPAPWTAPDTDLESLAEHGWDAAAARRLTRRHERDPEPIAAARPERLRPLLPRWLELAGTEDDPGPVLRLTLRVCPAPWSGEEIGLFARSAGVLVTALPVIGDACRDGLLAVLEEAAGRWTAGEALEIAARIRALPPGAAGSRAELALLRRCGAVPTRGDLERALAVAGSGADPWRAREAVLREAFGLPGAGGSPTGDTARDAVRAWREELEEAVRSPAALRRFRATGTAPAGAGVGSRERLEALAAAFPTAGEAVRGLLLDWMLESQPLGAPAWTLAEEAARPLPSEREPRPGDLDQPRSAAQRERLLAMLDGPARDRRDGAARVLAGWPEPETRRAVLRAFLQGRADVPLTRDLAAALPSVIEDLPALEREEDPVRERAARAAAHLDAAGLARLVPRLLGWWEHGGPAARAEAERALRRADPDLVAEALTGRLGEGAWGVLDLLAGHPLLRTPALARARERLRAEGRDGLADTIVLVDGPLRPPGAVREDAAAALAALRARRPAPAGGGQRPLRAELFDLARTGTPGQVRRALTVLADRHDEVRARGGRDPELEELVTACAGHPEPRVRVHAHRISRRVLERADHLELTVRLLADPRPGIVRAAVGTVAHAAWRPAIPALVGLLAHARPEVRGSAADGLVLFGEPAVPALRHAAGRARPDRRPRYTAVLDRIADGAPPE encoded by the coding sequence ATGACAGCCGCGAACGACACGTTCCTCCGGCCAGGGAAGCCCGGCGAGCCTCGCCTGGACCCGATCGCCCTGGTCCGGCTCGCCGAACGGCTCGGCACCCGGGACGGCGGCGAGGAGGCTGACGAGGGGGCCTGCGAGAGGGCCGGGAGCGAGGCCCGGTACGCGGAGTACGCGGAGGCGTTGCCGAGCACCCTGGAGGGGCCGCCCGAGGCGGCCCTCGCCCTGGCCCGGCTGTACCTCCGGCTGGGGCCGTACCTGCGGGACCGGCACTGGCCGCGCTGGCGGGAGGCCGGGCTGCCGGTCCCGGCGCGGATCGCCTGGCTGCGCGCGGAGATCGCCGCCCGGCCGGAGACCTTGCGGCACGAGCCCGCCGGCGAACCGCTCTACCAGGCCGTCCACGGGCTCGCGGCCATCGACGCGGACGCGCCCGAAGAACTCCTGCGCGCGCTGTCGGACCGTCCCGAGCCCGCCCTGCGCGCCGAGGCCCTGCGGATCGCGCGCGAGGCGGTGCGCGCCGCCCTGCTCGCGCCCGCCCGCGCGAGGGCGGTCATCGTCAGGCTCATCGCCGCGGACGCCGAACCGTGCGCGGCCACGGCCGATCTCGCCGCCGCCGCCCTCCGCGAGCTCGCGGAACCCTGGGCCGCCCTCGACCCGCTGCCGCGCGACCGGCTGCACCGCCTCCTGGCGGCGCCGCCCACCGGCGCGGTGGCCGGCGCGGCGATCGGGACCGCCGCCCGCCACGGGCACCGGGACCTGCTGCGCGAGGTGGCCGGTGACCCGGACCGGCCGCCGGCGCTCCGGCGGCGCGCGCTGGAACTCCTCGGGGACCTGGCGACCCGCGACGACGTCCCGGATCTGGCGGGCCTGGCCGCCACCGATCCGCTCCTGCTCGCCGGGCCCGCCGTGCGGTGCCTGGCCGGGATGCACCGGCGCGGGCACTTCCCGTCCGGAGCCGACGTCCCGGTGATCGTGGGGCTGGCCCTGGCCGACCACGCGGTCCCCGCCGACACCCTCGCGACCGTGCTGTTCACCGTCCGGCACGAGACGCTGCGGGAACTGGCCGCCGCGCCGCCGGACGACCCGGCCTGGCCGCGGCGCCTGGAGCTGCTGGTCGCGCTGGCCGCCCAGGGCACGGGGGACATGCCGGCCGGCGCGGCGGCCACCGCCCCGCTGGCCGCGGCGGCGGATCCGGTGCCGTTCCTGGAGGCGATCCGGGCCCTGCGCCACACCGGGGCCGAGGAGGCGGTGCTCGCCGCGCTGCCCCGCGCCCCGGCGGCGGCCCTGCGCACCCTGGAGGCGGTCGGCGGGCGCCGGACGGTCACGGCCCTGCGCGAGGGGCTGGGCCTGGACGGGGCGGACGGCACGCCCGTCCCCCATCTCCGGACGGTCCGGCACCAGGCCCTCGAACTGCTGTGGCACCTCACCGAGGACGCCGCCGAGCGGCGGCGGCTGCTGGACCGGCTCGATCCGCGCGGCCTTCCGCCGCGCGTCGCCGCCGATCTCGGCGCCCCCGACGCCCGGGAGCTGGAGCTGCTCCGCGCGGGCCTGGATCCCGACGACCCGGCCGGGTCCCTGTGCGTGCTGGCGCGCAACGGCGACGCCGGCACGGTCCCGGTGATCGCGGACCTGCTGCTGCGGGTGGCGTCCGACCTGGCGGCGGCGTCGGCTCCCGGGGCCGCCCCCGCCCGGCCCCGCGGCGGCGCGGAGGGGGCCACCGGTGAGCCGGAGGTGCCCGGCGAGGTGGTCACCGCGATCCGCGGGCTGGGAGCACGGCTGCACCGGCGGGGGCGGATCCGGCCCCGCTGCCTGCTCGACGCGGCGGGGCCGGACGAGGCGGGCGACGCGCTGGCCGCGTCCCTGGCCCTGGACCTGCTGGAACGACCGGGGACCGCACCGGCCGAGCAGGCGATCCTGCTCAGGATGCTGCTCCGGCTCCGGCCCGGCGCGCTCCGCGCGCGCCTGCACCCGCTGCTGCGCCACCGCGACCGGCACGTCCGCAAGCACGTGATCGCCCTGCTCGCGCGGGAGGTCGGCGGGAGCGGCACCCGGGCGCTGTCGGCCGGCCTGATCGGGCTCACCCGCGCGCCCGACGCGCCGACCGTCCGGCAGGCGCTGCTGGCGCTCGGCGAGGCCCGGGCCCGGTGGGCCGCGGCGGCGATCGCGGACTGCCTGGACCACCCGAACATGAACGTCAAGAAGACCGCCGCGGCGGCCCTGGCGACGGCGGGCGCGCCGGAGGCGGTGCCCGCCCTGCTGTCCTGGCTGGGCCGCCACGACAACCCCGGCCTGCGGGAGGCGCTCGACGGCGCGCTCCGGGCGGTCCTCGGCGACGGCCACGCCGCCACGCTGGTCGCCGCCGCCGACCTGGCGGGCGACGAGCGCACCCGTGCCCTGCTGCTGCGGCCCCTGATCCACGGGCCCCTGCCGGAGGCCCCGGGCAGGGCGCTGCCCGCCCGTTCGATCGGCGCCCTGGCCCGCCAGGGGTCACCCGCCGGCGAGACCCTGCTCCGGCTCGCGGCGGAGGAGCGCGGCCCCGCGCCCTGGACGGCGCCCGACACCGATCTCGAATCACTCGCCGAGCACGGCTGGGACGCCGCGGCGGCCCGGCGCCTGACCAGGCGGCACGAGCGCGATCCCGAGCCGATCGCCGCGGCCCGCCCCGAACGGCTCCGGCCCCTGCTGCCGCGCTGGCTGGAGCTGGCGGGCACGGAGGACGACCCCGGCCCGGTCCTGCGGCTCACGCTGCGGGTCTGCCCCGCGCCCTGGAGCGGCGAAGAGATCGGGCTCTTCGCCCGTTCGGCCGGGGTGCTGGTCACCGCGTTGCCCGTGATCGGCGACGCGTGCCGCGACGGGCTCCTGGCCGTCCTGGAGGAGGCGGCCGGGCGATGGACCGCCGGCGAGGCCCTGGAGATCGCCGCCCGGATCCGCGCGCTGCCTCCGGGCGCGGCGGGGAGCCGGGCTGAACTGGCGCTGCTGCGCCGGTGCGGCGCCGTCCCGACCCGCGGCGACCTGGAACGGGCACTGGCCGTCGCGGGAAGCGGCGCCGACCCGTGGCGCGCCCGGGAGGCGGTGCTGCGGGAGGCGTTCGGGCTGCCCGGCGCCGGCGGCTCCCCCACCGGTGACACCGCCCGCGATGCCGTACGGGCGTGGCGGGAGGAACTGGAGGAGGCCGTCCGGTCCCCCGCGGCCCTCCGGAGGTTCCGCGCCACCGGCACGGCACCGGCCGGGGCCGGGGTCGGTTCGCGTGAACGGCTCGAAGCGCTGGCCGCCGCCTTCCCGACCGCCGGCGAGGCGGTGCGCGGTCTCCTCCTGGACTGGATGCTGGAGTCGCAGCCGCTCGGCGCGCCCGCGTGGACGCTGGCCGAGGAGGCCGCCCGCCCGCTGCCGTCCGAACGCGAGCCCCGGCCCGGGGACCTGGACCAGCCCCGTTCGGCGGCCCAGCGCGAGCGGCTGCTGGCGATGCTGGACGGCCCCGCGCGGGACCGGCGCGACGGCGCGGCCCGCGTCCTGGCCGGATGGCCCGAGCCCGAGACCCGCCGGGCCGTCCTGCGCGCCTTCCTCCAGGGCCGCGCCGACGTCCCCCTCACCCGCGACCTCGCCGCGGCGCTGCCCTCCGTGATCGAGGACCTGCCCGCCCTGGAGCGGGAGGAGGACCCGGTCCGTGAACGGGCCGCCCGCGCCGCCGCCCACCTGGACGCGGCCGGGCTCGCCCGCCTCGTCCCCCGGCTGCTGGGCTGGTGGGAGCACGGCGGCCCGGCCGCGCGCGCCGAGGCCGAACGGGCGCTGCGCCGCGCGGACCCCGACCTGGTGGCCGAGGCCCTCACCGGCCGCCTCGGCGAGGGCGCGTGGGGGGTGCTCGACCTGCTCGCCGGGCACCCGCTCCTACGCACGCCGGCGCTGGCCCGCGCCCGCGAGCGGCTGCGCGCCGAGGGACGCGACGGCCTGGCCGACACGATCGTGCTGGTGGACGGCCCGCTCCGGCCGCCGGGCGCCGTCCGGGAGGACGCCGCCGCCGCGCTCGCCGCGCTCCGGGCCCGGCGGCCCGCTCCGGCGGGCGGCGGGCAGCGCCCGCTCCGGGCGGAGCTGTTCGACCTCGCCCGCACCGGCACCCCGGGGCAGGTCCGCCGCGCCCTGACCGTCCTGGCCGACCGGCACGACGAGGTCCGCGCCCGCGGTGGCCGCGACCCCGAGCTGGAGGAGCTGGTCACCGCCTGCGCCGGCCATCCCGAGCCGAGGGTCCGCGTGCACGCCCACCGGATCTCCCGCCGGGTGCTGGAACGCGCGGACCACCTGGAACTGACCGTACGGCTGCTGGCCGACCCGCGGCCCGGCATCGTCCGCGCCGCGGTCGGGACCGTGGCGCACGCGGCCTGGCGGCCGGCGATCCCGGCGCTGGTGGGGCTGCTCGCCCACGCCCGCCCCGAGGTCCGCGGGAGCGCCGCCGACGGGCTGGTGCTGTTCGGTGAGCCCGCCGTCCCGGCGCTCCGGCACGCCGCCGGGCGGGCCCGCCCGGACCGGCGCCCCCGCTACACCGCCGTGCTCGACAGGATCGCCGACGGGGCTCCGCCGGAATGA
- a CDS encoding FtsX-like permease family protein, which yields MGTGMATVLRLTLRDLRRSRARAALLLVAITATTTTLTLGLLVRDATARPWERTRAATAGPDAVATGDARALAKLARAPGVTGAARPYPTASGRLEARGHTVNALVHGRDVAPSRLDRPLVTDGRWLRPGAAVVERAFARALGVRPGDRVTIAGRTFPVAGVAIGSGRVPYPSAAPGLVWLTRADAARLPAARTGSGARTLTMPLRLADPDAAPAFAARHPGVRSWQDMGAYATAELRLANGALLGGTWALAILAAMSVSLLVGGRLAEQGRRVGTLKVAGATPAFIALLLLAEHLAVAVAATIVGVLAGWAAAPLVAGPNAGLLGAGTPAPSAGTVLAVLAVAVAVTAAATAVPALRGARIGTVRALAEPVRAPRRRSRLAAAFSGLPLPLLLLGARIAARRPRRTVLAGLSMAVTVAMVVAALAMGRDIERKDAVVLGPDFVPGAGNPVTERLSQIVLVLALAMLALAAVNAVLTAWTTSLDNLRTAALTRALGATPRQVTTGLASAQLLPAAFAALGGVPLGLLVYAAARAAGGSPGQAEVPVLWLAATVPATLAVVGLLTAVPVRYGATRPVTEALGGR from the coding sequence ATGGGCACCGGGATGGCCACGGTGCTCCGGCTGACCCTGCGGGACCTGCGCCGGAGCCGGGCGCGCGCGGCGCTGCTGCTGGTCGCGATCACCGCGACGACGACCACGCTGACCCTCGGGCTGCTGGTCCGGGACGCGACCGCCCGGCCGTGGGAACGCACCCGCGCGGCGACCGCCGGCCCGGACGCGGTGGCGACCGGGGACGCCCGCGCGCTGGCCAAGCTGGCCAGGGCACCGGGCGTGACCGGCGCCGCGCGGCCGTACCCGACGGCGAGCGGCCGGCTGGAGGCGCGCGGCCACACGGTCAACGCGCTCGTGCACGGGCGGGACGTGGCGCCGTCGCGGCTGGACCGCCCGCTGGTCACCGACGGCCGCTGGCTGCGGCCGGGGGCGGCGGTGGTGGAGCGGGCCTTCGCCCGCGCGCTGGGCGTGCGCCCCGGCGACCGGGTGACGATCGCGGGACGGACCTTCCCGGTCGCCGGCGTCGCGATCGGCTCCGGGCGGGTCCCCTACCCCTCGGCGGCGCCCGGCCTGGTCTGGCTGACCCGCGCCGACGCCGCCCGCCTTCCCGCGGCCCGGACCGGGTCGGGCGCGCGGACGCTGACCATGCCGCTGCGGCTGGCCGACCCGGACGCGGCCCCCGCCTTCGCCGCCCGGCATCCGGGCGTGCGTTCCTGGCAGGACATGGGGGCCTACGCCACCGCCGAGCTGCGGCTGGCCAACGGGGCGCTGCTGGGCGGCACGTGGGCCCTGGCGATCCTGGCCGCGATGAGCGTCTCGCTGCTGGTGGGCGGGCGCCTGGCCGAGCAGGGCCGGCGGGTGGGGACGCTGAAGGTGGCGGGCGCGACCCCGGCGTTCATCGCCCTGCTCCTGCTGGCCGAGCACCTGGCCGTCGCGGTCGCCGCGACCATCGTGGGGGTGCTCGCGGGCTGGGCCGCCGCCCCGCTGGTGGCCGGGCCGAACGCCGGGCTGCTCGGCGCCGGGACGCCCGCCCCGTCCGCGGGGACCGTGCTTGCGGTGCTGGCGGTCGCGGTGGCGGTCACGGCGGCGGCGACGGCCGTGCCCGCGCTGCGCGGGGCGCGGATCGGCACGGTGCGCGCGCTGGCCGAGCCGGTGCGCGCGCCGCGCCGCCGCTCCCGCCTGGCCGCGGCGTTCTCCGGGCTGCCGCTGCCGCTGCTGCTGCTGGGGGCGCGGATCGCCGCGCGCCGCCCGCGCCGTACGGTCCTGGCCGGGCTCAGCATGGCGGTCACCGTCGCCATGGTGGTCGCGGCGCTGGCCATGGGCCGGGACATCGAGCGCAAGGACGCCGTCGTGCTCGGCCCCGACTTCGTGCCGGGCGCGGGCAATCCGGTCACCGAGCGGCTGAGCCAGATCGTCCTGGTGCTGGCGCTGGCCATGCTGGCGCTGGCGGCGGTCAACGCGGTGCTGACCGCATGGACGACCTCGCTGGACAACCTGCGCACCGCGGCGCTCACCCGGGCGCTGGGGGCGACGCCGCGGCAGGTCACGACCGGGCTGGCCTCCGCCCAGCTCCTGCCCGCCGCGTTCGCGGCGCTGGGCGGCGTCCCGCTGGGCCTGCTCGTCTACGCCGCCGCGCGGGCGGCCGGGGGCTCTCCCGGGCAGGCGGAGGTCCCCGTGCTCTGGCTGGCCGCCACGGTCCCTGCCACGCTGGCCGTGGTGGGCCTGCTGACGGCCGTGCCGGTCCGGTACGGCGCGACCCGCCCGGTCACCGAGGCCCTCGGCGGGCGCTGA
- a CDS encoding ABC transporter ATP-binding protein, whose translation MEDILWARGLRRHYGTGRALVRAVDDVDLAVAPGETVGVVGASGCGKSTLLHLLGGLDRPDAGEVWLGGRRVDGLSETAAARLRRREIGFVFQSFHLVDELSAAENVELPALLAGESRRAARRRAAGLLERMGLGGRARHLPAELSGGQRQRVAVARALVNDPRLLLADEPTGNLDSAAATDVLRLFAALRAEGRTLVIVTHDSRVAGTADRLITMRDGAFADETVLGARPPGAGGLGAGGLGALSGLEA comes from the coding sequence GTGGAAGACATCCTGTGGGCCCGGGGCCTGCGCAGGCATTACGGCACCGGGCGGGCACTGGTGCGCGCGGTCGACGACGTCGACCTGGCCGTGGCGCCCGGCGAGACGGTCGGCGTGGTCGGCGCGAGCGGGTGCGGCAAGTCCACCCTGCTGCATCTCCTCGGCGGCCTGGACCGTCCCGACGCCGGCGAGGTGTGGCTGGGCGGCCGGCGGGTGGACGGGCTCTCGGAGACCGCGGCGGCCCGGCTGCGCCGCCGGGAGATCGGCTTCGTCTTCCAGTCGTTCCACCTGGTCGACGAGCTGAGCGCCGCGGAGAACGTGGAGCTGCCCGCGCTGCTGGCCGGGGAGTCCCGGCGCGCCGCCCGGCGCCGCGCCGCCGGGCTGCTGGAGCGGATGGGCCTGGGCGGGCGGGCCCGGCACCTGCCCGCCGAGCTGTCGGGCGGGCAGCGCCAGCGGGTGGCGGTGGCGCGCGCCCTGGTGAACGACCCGCGCCTGCTGCTGGCCGACGAGCCGACCGGCAACCTCGACAGCGCCGCCGCGACGGACGTGCTGCGGCTGTTCGCCGCGCTGCGCGCCGAGGGCCGCACCCTGGTCATCGTCACCCATGACTCGCGGGTGGCGGGCACCGCCGACCGGCTGATCACGATGCGGGACGGAGCGTTCGCCGACGAGACGGTGCTCGGCGCACGGCCGCCGGGCGCGGGCGGGCTGGGCGCGGGCGGGCTGGGCGCGCTCAGCGGCCTGGAGGCGTGA
- a CDS encoding PadR family transcriptional regulator, giving the protein MQDVVLALLAKEPSHGYELRARLQEALGPLGEELNAGQVYVTLRRLEKAGLVDVRLVGQSDRPDRKEYELTAAGRERVAGWLADVSWSRPAPAEFHLKLVAAAASRLADPVALVDAQRRELLRRLAEAQRAALEQPAGSGAGLLLEGAVLRLRADLTWLESCAAHWSARGE; this is encoded by the coding sequence GTGCAGGACGTCGTGCTCGCGCTGCTGGCCAAGGAGCCCTCGCACGGGTACGAGTTGCGTGCCCGCTTGCAGGAGGCCCTCGGCCCGCTGGGCGAGGAGCTCAACGCGGGCCAGGTCTACGTGACGCTGCGCCGGCTGGAGAAGGCCGGGCTGGTGGACGTCCGGCTGGTCGGGCAGTCCGACCGGCCCGACCGCAAGGAATACGAGCTGACCGCGGCGGGGCGGGAGCGGGTGGCGGGCTGGCTGGCGGACGTGAGCTGGAGCCGTCCCGCGCCCGCCGAGTTCCATCTGAAGCTGGTCGCGGCGGCGGCGTCCCGGCTGGCCGACCCGGTGGCGCTGGTGGACGCCCAGCGCCGCGAGCTGCTGCGGCGCCTGGCCGAGGCGCAGCGCGCCGCGCTGGAGCAGCCCGCCGGTTCGGGGGCCGGGCTCCTGCTGGAGGGCGCCGTGCTGCGGTTGCGCGCCGACCTGACCTGGCTGGAGTCGTGCGCGGCCCACTGGTCCGCTAGAGGGGAATGA